Below is a window of Oryza brachyantha chromosome 10, ObraRS2, whole genome shotgun sequence DNA.
CATTGAATCAAAATGCTTCTCCCACATCTCACGTATATGGGTCGCTTCACAGAAGACCATAATAGTTGCAAATAACCTTCTAAGTGCATAAGGCATTTGATAAGTCGTCGCCTCAGTCATGCAATCATCAAGTGTTTTGTCATCCTTGATAAGTCCCCTTGCTTCTGCAGCAAGCCTGAATGACGGGTAAGTGATGGACTGGTAAGTACGTAAGTCCTCAAATGACCGGGCACCGCGGACATGGTTGAGTATCACTCTAAGAAAGTATCTCTCCCCTTCACCAGGATGAGCTTGAACAAGTCTTCCAATCTGTGTTCTTTGTCTCCTAGGTGTCCACTCCTTGCTACCCTTTTGCCACACAAAGTATTCTGGGAATTCTCTATATAGGTATTTCCGTGCTGATATATTCACCTCATTCATTCTAAAATACTCTGTAAGCATCGTACGTGATGAGGACTCACGTGCCACCACATCTTCTAAGTTATCTGACCCTCTGTATTCAACCGTATGCATGTTTGGCAAATGAAGTTGAAGCTGTAGTACTGACGGGGACATGGAAAATAGGTCAAATCCATATATCCTCCACATAGCCTCAGCTGGCCCTATGAATCGTGCATCTCTGTACATGTGAATCTCGTTGACAACAACATCCACAGCATCAATAGAGAATGAAGCACGATCATGGCCTTTGtaaacatatttgaataaatatttcACAGCCTTGATGCTTGAGCAGGCCTCAACATTTATATGGCAGTTGTAGCGCATAAGTAATCCAGGGTTATACGGCACAACCCATCTATTATCTAGGTTAGCACCTCTGACCTTGACATGTCGTCCATCTTGCCTCCTCCTGTAGATAGGGTATGAGTCACTCCCTTGTTGTGTTTCACTGCAAAACTGTCTAGGATACCGGAATCTACAACGCCCATCTACCATACAAGGGTTGTCTTTCTTTTTCGGACCGCAAGGATCATGCAACATGTGTTTGACCACAAGTTTGTGTAAATCAGGATACACACTTATATTAGGAAGCTCAGCGCTTATAATGGCATCATATTGGTCTGGTCCTGTCATCTTGAACCCTGGTGCCATGATCAAGAGGAAATGTTCATGTGGGAGCCCTCGTTTCTGAAACTCAGTGACATGAACATATGCGGTCACCTTGccaaaatatttctttgtGATTATAAGCTCCTTGATATCCCTTAGTTTGGCTTTGAAAACTCGTGCTACCAAATCAGGGCGGTCTTGTGGAGTTTGTCCTGGTGAAAGCTCTTGGGTAATCTCTTCCCAGTGAGGATTGCATGTCATTGTTAAGAACAAATCTGGTTTACCAAAATGCTGCACCAATGCCATTGCATCAAGAAACCTACGCCTCATATCACGGTCTCCACCAGTAAAGGTTGCCGGGAGCACAATCCTCTTACCCGACATTGAGGCACGTGTCTCACCGGCTGCAATGGTGTCAACAACACCTTGGTACAAGTCGGCACGTATGAGTTTCTGAGTATCCTCTTTTAGGAAGAAATCCAATCTCATCCCCTCAATTTTTAGCCAAACATCAACCACAAATTGTTGGAAGAGTCTTCCCCCATACAACACAATGTTGAATATACCGACACGGATCTGTAATTTGAAACAGTAATATTCCGGTGCTGACACATACGAACCAGACCAATTGCTTTCTTCGTCATCTATTTCACATAGAGGAACATAGTATGTTAGGATGGATtgatatacatacatatgaaCTAACTAAATAATAAGGTTACTACACCAATGGTAATATTTACCTGAATTTGGTTGTTCAGTAGAATTAGCAAACGGGTGCTCATTGAACGGTTCATCTTTGTATGGAAGAAATCGATTCCACCCAACCTCTCCCAGCGGGAAAAACAATGGATAAGACAGGGGATCATAATTACCTTGGTACACCTTGATATATCGTGgcttctcctctcttccaTAAGTAACAACACTTCTGTCAAATCTATTTTGAGGGTCATTCCCTTCAACCATATCGCTGCCACCTGGGATGCAGTGGGAGCATTATAGACCCGTTGATCTAGGATGATATTTGTGTTAAGGGATATTCTATACTCATCCAGGTTTTGAACGGATCCCATAGTCCTAAAAGTATGCACATAAGGATTATCCCTCAAAATGTGCAATATCTTTCTTATGAGATTTACATCAAGATCCGGAGAACGACGAACCCTATGTGCCAAATCAAAATCTGTGTCATAGAAGTACAACTGCAAGTGACGGCGTCCATGATCACCAGGCTGCAACTGGTCAATACGATGGTAGACCTGACCTTGTGCCCGAAAAGTGTAAACTCCAGAACGACCGTTGCAATACCTTTGGTCAAGTGTGACTCCAAGAGATGTAAAAGAGAAATGACTGTTAAAATACCTGATATGCTCCCTAAAATAGATCGCATCTGCATCATTTTGATCCGTGAAAAGTCTGCGCAACTCATCAGGAACACCAGTGCTTGCTATGACAATCTTGCCTTTTCTACAGCACCAAGCTGGAGATTCATACTGGAATCTTTTTGCATTACAATATCTGCAGTTCGGAGCACTCCGTAGAACTAAAGGTCGTGCGGgaagatttttatatatagtgtCATCTACAGCAGTAGTGGAATCGACATGTACAGCGGTCGTTTGATACGATTCAAATGGAATATCTGAATCACAATGGGAGGAGATAATTTAGAGCTGTAATCCCaaagaaacaataaaaaaacaatcagcCGTTAGGTTCTGGGATTACCTCGACCTCTCATCATATAACTTTCttcgtcatcatcatcctgATCCTCTATCATAGCTGCTCTTTCGATTAGCTCCCCATGACCTGGTAAATGGCAAATAAGAAACAATTATTTATGCATGGGGAAAAGAGTAGTAGCAAGCATTCACGCCACATACCTTGCAATGTGAGTGAATCCTGTGTATTAGCATGACTGCCTTCATAACTATGATAGCCCCTATCGATCGTCTGAAATGGAGAGACACCGCCAACTCTAGATTGGTGTGAGAAATGTTGAGTACACGATGTGATGGCAGAGTAAACTGTAAAGTCcaacaaaatattaacatAATGACTGTAATTTGGTGTAGACATGGAGTGTGTACATGATACTTTAACTTACCAGTGTCATCTACAGGCAACATGGGGCTCATCAGTTACTTTTCCTATAAAATGAAACCATTTATACTCTGTACAAGATGTTTTCCAGCATGAATTTGAAACAAGCCATGGTAAGAAGAATAGCATTATTTCTCACCACCAAATTTGGTCATTGACTGAACACTATTATGCCCAAACTCGGCTTCTCCCTCACTGCAACACTCATTGGTGAGATCTGTAAATGGGAGGCGTCGTGGTGTCATTATAGGTTGTCTCCGCTGTTTACCTGGTAAAAATAATGGGGTGGCCAATGGCTGGCTTAAGTACCTAAACATTAAACAAGCAGTTATGTTGGTATAGAAGTCATATGTAAACGCAAACACCTGAATTTTCATAGTTGGAGACAGCACTTTCTCTAGAATTTAGAGTGCTGCAGTCCGCACGTCCGCTTCCTATGAATGGTATGTGCATGGTCGTAGAAAAACTCACACTGCATGAGACATAATACGAACTTcgattgcaaataatattacaTGCGCTGGACAGTTCACCTTGGTTTGTTGGCAAGTCCACAGATTTAGGTGTCTCCTTACGCCGCCATCTGTATTCACGGTTTTTCTGAAGCAAATTATCCTTCTTCTCAGCAGTCAAGGAGGCATAGTTTCTCTAGCTCGCTTACGTCTTAACTGAACTGCAGTTAAATCAGTAATATTGCCGAGCAAGGAGCTAGTTGACGCCGCAATTGACGGGGTCACATTTAAACTGTCGTCCCGATTAACCGAAGACTGGGGTATAACtgtatacaaatatattccAGGCATGTTTTATATTCTCTCTTActcatacaatatatatagtaatagaAATGCACAATATGGAGTCACCTGTAGCAGATGTAGAAGCAGACCTCTTCCGTCCCCTACGTTCCCGAATCTTTTGATTCCGCAATGCCTTTTGCTCAGCAGTGAGCGCTGCATACCGATCCCTATCACGTTTTCTTCTTAATTCCAATGCACTTAAATTAGAAATATCACCGAGTGGTTCCGATCCTTGCAAAGGTGGCAGCAATCATAGACGTGTTAAAAAGAAACAGTCAAAAAGAAGCAATTGAGCATGTGCAATGCATGTTTTgtccataaaaatatttaaataattgttAAAACAGAAGGAAACACTGCTTAAAAAGGGGAATACATGCTGTATAAATAATTCATTGGAAAAAGGGGAATACATGCTCTAAATAATTGCCTCATAACCCATACAGTGAACAAATGCAGCTTGCTTCCTAACCCATACAGTGAACAAATGCAGTCAGCTAAAGTAACAAAATTAGGACTGAATAAAAACTAACCGgcgcgaaggcggcggcggcgacgacgcgagcTGCCGGGCGGagacggaggtggcgacggctcgagcgccgggcggaggcggagacggcgtCTTGCCGGGCGGAGGCGGGTTGAGCGctgggcggcggaggcggcttgAGCGCCGGGCcatggaggcggcgacgacgacggcctgAGCACCGGGccgtggaggcggcgacgacgacggcctgAGCGCTGGGCagagacggcgacggcgacagctCCAGcgccgggcggcgacggctccgGCTCGAGCGCCGGGCGGAGGCGAAAGCGGCGACGGCTTGAGGCGCCGGGCTTCGTgcgatgggcggcggcggcgtttgcgccgggaggaggtggcgatgggCGGGTGGGCAGCTTGCTTTTTGCGGCAACATCGTGAGTGCAGGAAGGGGATGTGTCCTGTGCGTAGGATTGCAAGTGTGCGTAGGACTGCAAGAGAGAGGCGTTTCAAAACATTCTGCACCATTGGATACGTGTATCTAACGGTGAAAAATGGATCTGCTAAATCCTGTGTACAGGTGCGGCCATATAAAAATTCCAActctctttttatattttttatattagtatagatatgTGGGTGATTACAAATGTTAATGAGGTGAAGCATAACCAATCTGTGGAGCATGACCAATATTACGATGAGaataatttgatatgatattatccatgttaagaaaaaatgtaaaatttaaatcttagaaAGTTTACAATATCCATGTTGTCCTACAAAGTTTAATATGACGATGTGGCAGGaaattgaatatttttgtcattcaaattaagattaaatttCAGCATACTACATATTGCTTAATAAAAGTACCATAAAACATAGATTTCACAAAACTGCGAATGTaacaccatttttttctcaaaactatatattaaagACATTGTATCATAAGACTATAGatttaacattaattttatgataaaactaTAACTTTTGTAACTTAAAAATGATAACGGTGGATATTTAAAACTTAGAGTAATTTATTAGTTTTAGcattaaatctgtagttttatgatatagGATCTTCAATCAGAAGTTTTGTTAACGTCAGTTTTTGTCAAATAGTCGTTAAAGATCAATGCTGTAAGATTAAGGAGTGATCTACAAGTTTTTATGATGAACAAATTAGTGGTTTGCAATGACAAAGTGTTTTTTGATGAATTGACTGGGTGGTCAAACCGCAGGTAtatgggcggtcagaccgttGAGACACCTGCGGTCAGACCACAGGTATGTGGGCAGTCAGACCAGCAGGTCAGACCCGACAATTTCAGATTTGGATGATCTTTTCGGTTTCGGATTTGTTCTTTGTGGATTTGACTTCTAGATGGTTTCTATGTTGTTTTGGTAACAatgagtcaagttggagatagcttggtctcggatcatggtttctttgtttgattc
It encodes the following:
- the LOC102710528 gene encoding uncharacterized protein LOC102710528, translating into MVEGNDPQNRFDRSVVTYGREEKPRYIKVYQGNYDPLSYPLFFPLGEVGWNRFLPYKDEPFNEHPFANSTEQPNSDDEESNWSGSYVSAPEYYCFKLQIRVGIFNIVLYGGRLFQQFVVDVWLKIEGMRLDFFLKEDTQKLIRADLYQGVVDTIAAGETRASMSGKRIVLPATFTGGDRDMRRRFLDAMALVQHFGKPDLFLTMTCNPHWEEITQELSPGQTPQDRPDLVARVFKAKLRDIKELIITKKYFGKVTAYVHVTEFQKRGLPHEHFLLIMAPGFKMTGPDQYDAIISAELPNISVYPDLHKLVVKHMLHDPCGPKKKDNPCMVDGRCRFRYPRQFCSETQQGSDSYPIYRRRQDGRHVKVRGANLDNRWVVPYNPGLLMRYNCHINVEACSSIKAVKYLFKYVYKGHDRASFSIDAVDVVVNEIHMYRDARFIGPAEAMWRIYGFDLFSMSPSVLQLQLHLPNMHTVEYRGSDNLEDVVARESSSRTMLTEYFRMNEVNISARKYLYREFPEYFVWQKGSKEWTPRRQRTQIGRLVQAHPGEGERYFLRVILNHVRGARSFEDLRTYQSITYPSFRLAAEARGLIKDDKTLDDCMTEATTYQMPYALRRLFATIMVFCEATHIREMWEKHFDSMSEDYRRVNSDSYSVQQRVLRDIRDLVHSMGKDIKGYGLPDLDDSAQHDSREVMEEASIEVEPGHLELYESLNPEQLFGFEMVMEHVVSGKSNVFFIDGPGGTGKTYLYKALLARVRAIGLFRLLPHQALQHQSCLVDTLHTLGSRYLLIWMPTACAVLVSRVAQLSCFEGLP